From a region of the bacterium genome:
- a CDS encoding type II toxin-antitoxin system HicA family toxin — protein sequence MSDKFPAITDKDVISLLRKIGFEFYRTAKGSHEVWRRKSDMRHTIIPRHRGKIIKRRTLKTILNDIGLTIEEFRRLV from the coding sequence ATGAGTGACAAATTTCCTGCAATAACTGATAAAGATGTTATAAGTCTCCTTCGCAAGATTGGATTTGAATTCTATCGAACAGCAAAAGGTAGTCACGAGGTATGGCGGAGAAAAAGCGATATGAGGCATACTATTATCCCAAGACACAGAGGGAAGATAATAAAAAGAAGGACTCTAAAAACTATACTGAATGATATTGGATTAACCATAGAAGAATTTAGGAGATTGGTTTAA
- a CDS encoding type II toxin-antitoxin system MqsA family antitoxin has product MSNEKELCDFCGGELLSGKKNLEFKVKNEIILCRHIPAKICTECGEAYLDAETSEKVEIFLKNAKQLKPLEYIPMAVYESSLVLR; this is encoded by the coding sequence TTGAGTAATGAGAAAGAATTATGTGATTTCTGTGGGGGAGAACTTTTAAGTGGCAAGAAGAATTTGGAATTCAAGGTAAAGAATGAAATAATTCTATGTCGGCATATACCAGCTAAGATATGTACAGAATGTGGAGAGGCTTATCTTGATGCAGAAACATCTGAGAAGGTAGAAATCTTTCTCAAGAATGCTAAGCAACTGAAACCTTTGGAATATATTCCGATGGCAGTCTATGAATCATCGTTAGTATTAAGATAA
- a CDS encoding CoB--CoM heterodisulfide reductase iron-sulfur subunit B family protein, with amino-acid sequence MQYGYYPGCSIHSGSKEYGDSLRRVGEPFNIILEEIKGWTCCVPVAPHCCSSSVSIALAAANLAKAEEQGYSQVVAPCAACFSRLKVATYEIKQDKQLQETVSQALGYEFRNSVAILHPLELFPPKLDHCLITRDLSRINVVCYYGCLLTRPPKVKQFDYAENPQTMDNILTDIGMNVLDWSYKTDCCGASYTLPKKEIVFRLTKQLLDNARQSGADCISVACPLCHLNLELVQWELKEYHLPVFYFTQLIGLAFGLTEKELGLNRHLIKVDKVLGKIK; translated from the coding sequence ATGCAATACGGCTACTATCCTGGTTGTTCTATCCATTCAGGCTCAAAGGAATATGGAGACTCTTTGAGGCGGGTAGGCGAGCCATTTAATATCATATTAGAAGAGATAAAGGGATGGACTTGTTGTGTGCCGGTTGCTCCTCATTGCTGTTCATCATCGGTTTCTATTGCCCTGGCAGCAGCTAACCTGGCTAAAGCAGAAGAGCAAGGCTATAGCCAGGTAGTAGCCCCTTGTGCCGCTTGCTTTAGTCGATTGAAAGTCGCTACCTATGAAATCAAGCAGGATAAACAACTACAGGAAACAGTGTCTCAAGCATTGGGTTATGAATTCAGAAACTCTGTGGCAATACTCCACCCATTAGAACTATTCCCCCCAAAGCTTGATCATTGCCTCATCACCAGAGACCTCTCCAGGATAAATGTGGTCTGCTACTACGGCTGTTTATTAACCCGCCCACCTAAGGTTAAGCAATTTGATTATGCTGAAAATCCTCAAACGATGGATAATATTTTAACTGATATTGGTATGAATGTCCTTGATTGGTCATATAAAACCGATTGTTGTGGGGCATCTTATACCCTGCCTAAAAAAGAGATTGTATTTCGATTAACCAAACAATTATTAGATAATGCCAGACAAAGCGGTGCAGATTGCATCTCTGTTGCCTGTCCCTTATGCCATCTTAATTTAGAATTAGTTCAGTGGGAGTTAAAGGAGTACCATCTGCCGGTGTTCTATTTTACTCAACTAATCGGACTGGCATTTGGGCTAACCGAGAAGGAGTTGGGCTTGAACAGGCATCTAATAAAGGTAGATAAGGTGTTAGGGAAAATAAAATAA
- a CDS encoding type II toxin-antitoxin system HicB family antitoxin — protein sequence MRKTILFPIIVECLEEGGYYAECPILQGCHVEGETYLEAIENIQDAIKIFRDSYQELGKNIPSLPIYEGKVVVTSGIPMLQEV from the coding sequence ATGAGAAAGACAATTCTATTTCCAATAATAGTTGAATGTTTAGAAGAAGGTGGGTATTATGCTGAATGCCCTATTCTTCAAGGATGTCATGTAGAAGGGGAAACCTATTTAGAGGCGATAGAGAATATCCAGGATGCAATAAAAATATTCCGTGATTCTTATCAAGAATTGGGCAAAAACATTCCTTCACTTCCAATCTATGAAGGGAAGGTAGTGGTTACTTCGGGTATTCCTATGTTACAGGAAGTATAA
- a CDS encoding FAD-dependent oxidoreductase, with amino-acid sequence MATEIKNTKIGSCLVLGGGIGGMQAALDLANSGIKVYLVDTRPSIGGVMAQIDEDFRIK; translated from the coding sequence ATGGCAACGGAAATAAAAAATACAAAAATCGGTTCTTGTTTAGTGCTCGGTGGTGGAATTGGTGGTATGCAAGCCGCACTTGACCTTGCCAATAGCGGGATAAAGGTCTATCTGGTAGATACCAGACCCAGCATCGGTGGTGTGATGGCTCAGATTGATGAAGATTTTCGGATAAAATAA
- a CDS encoding UPF0175 family protein → MIRMEKERISVNIPLEILPIVAKRRKDASTKIFEYLILELYRLGEISSGKAAQFLEMERVEFIRFACRLGIPFIDMDEEELLKDYTNAQNAREK, encoded by the coding sequence ATGATTAGGATGGAAAAAGAAAGAATATCTGTAAATATTCCCTTAGAAATTTTACCTATAGTTGCAAAAAGGAGAAAAGATGCATCTACAAAAATTTTTGAATATTTGATACTAGAACTCTACCGACTGGGTGAGATATCTAGTGGAAAGGCAGCTCAATTCCTTGAGATGGAACGAGTTGAGTTTATAAGATTTGCTTGCCGACTGGGAATCCCATTTATTGATATGGACGAAGAGGAACTTTTAAAGGATTACACTAATGCCCAAAATGCAAGAGAAAAATAA
- a CDS encoding DUF4258 domain-containing protein: MNIKFVQECINNKDFYITYHAFLMMNEREIKRFELIRSLYKGEIIERNPESKPYPSFLVLGWLESGDPLHIKCSHSPIGKRLRIVTVYVPSDEKWEKDYKTRKKKR; encoded by the coding sequence GTGAATATCAAATTTGTCCAGGAGTGTATTAATAATAAAGACTTTTATATAACATATCATGCTTTCCTAATGATGAATGAACGAGAGATTAAACGCTTTGAACTAATTAGATCTCTTTATAAAGGAGAAATTATCGAACGAAATCCTGAGAGTAAACCATATCCTTCATTTTTAGTCCTTGGATGGTTAGAGTCAGGTGACCCTTTGCATATAAAATGTTCCCATTCACCTATTGGAAAGCGATTAAGGATAGTTACAGTGTATGTCCCATCGGATGAAAAATGGGAGAAAGATTATAAGACAAGGAAGAAAAAGAGGTGA
- a CDS encoding nucleotidyl transferase AbiEii/AbiGii toxin family protein, translating to MNLQIKAAVEIHQFFTKVDIPYAIIGGIALQHWGEPRFTRDVDVTILVDLGQEEATLKKTLSVFSPRISDALEFALKHRVCLVQSREGIEIDISLGIPGYEQEVVKRAVECDLESGIVRICSAEDLIIHKAVAGRPQDLLDIDGVIIRQGKRLNVAYIRRWLKKFSRLLEMEEILQRFEEAWRRFGKGGSVKNKYEQG from the coding sequence ATGAATCTACAAATTAAGGCTGCTGTAGAGATTCATCAATTCTTTACCAAAGTAGATATACCTTATGCCATTATAGGAGGCATTGCCCTCCAACATTGGGGAGAGCCACGCTTTACCCGTGATGTAGATGTTACTATTCTGGTTGATTTGGGGCAAGAAGAGGCAACATTAAAAAAGACATTATCTGTCTTTTCCCCTCGAATTTCTGATGCATTAGAGTTTGCTCTTAAACATCGTGTCTGTTTAGTTCAAAGTAGAGAAGGGATAGAAATAGATATTTCGTTAGGTATCCCTGGGTATGAGCAGGAAGTTGTAAAACGCGCAGTAGAATGCGATCTTGAAAGTGGAATTGTGCGGATATGTTCGGCAGAAGACCTCATTATTCATAAGGCAGTAGCAGGAAGACCTCAAGATTTACTTGATATTGATGGGGTAATTATCCGCCAAGGAAAGAGGTTAAATGTTGCGTATATCCGCCGGTGGCTTAAGAAATTTTCCCGCTTGTTGGAAATGGAAGAAATACTCCAGAGATTTGAGGAAGCCTGGAGACGATTTGGAAAAGGGGGTAGTGTCAAAAATAAATATGAACAGGGGTGA
- a CDS encoding DUF3368 domain-containing protein — protein MPKMQEKNKKIVISNSSCLIILKRIGKIELLSDLYTRIIIPPAVEHEVFEFESKPKWIETVEIKQSLVTKILEKTLGKGESEAINLCLELNAHLLIIDDLAARRTAYGLGIKFTGVMGILLEAKRVGLIEEIKGFLDEMRKYDFRVSKTIYDSVLKIAKEKI, from the coding sequence ATGCCCAAAATGCAAGAGAAAAATAAAAAAATAGTAATTTCCAATTCAAGTTGTTTAATTATTCTTAAAAGAATTGGGAAAATAGAGCTCCTATCAGATCTCTATACAAGGATAATTATACCTCCTGCTGTAGAGCATGAGGTATTTGAATTTGAGTCTAAACCAAAATGGATTGAAACGGTTGAAATAAAACAATCTCTTGTAACAAAAATATTAGAAAAAACACTTGGTAAAGGAGAAAGTGAGGCTATTAATTTATGTTTAGAATTAAATGCACATCTTTTAATTATTGATGACCTTGCTGCGAGAAGAACTGCTTACGGATTAGGAATAAAATTTACAGGGGTAATGGGAATTCTTTTGGAAGCGAAAAGAGTAGGATTAATAGAGGAGATAAAAGGATTTTTAGACGAGATGAGAAAATACGATTTTAGAGTTTCTAAGACAATATATGATTCAGTATTAAAGATTGCAAAGGAAAAAATATGA